The following are from one region of the Bradyrhizobium septentrionale genome:
- a CDS encoding SDR family NAD(P)-dependent oxidoreductase — protein sequence MDLGLKGAKVLVTGSTKGIGRAIADTFAAEGANVGICARNQGDVDAAVTAIKAKGVAAFGSAVDVSNGPALKAWVADMASRLGGIDVVVANVSALSIGQDEESWEKEFSTDMMGTVRLVNAAMPHLEKSGAAAIVTIASVSGREVDCASGPYGTFKAAIIHYTQGLAYQLAAKGIRANSVSPGNTYFEGGVWNMIKDGNPELYKTALALNPTGRMGTPQEMANAAVFLASKAASFITGTNLVVDGALTRGVQF from the coding sequence GGGAGCAAAGGTTCTCGTCACCGGCAGCACCAAGGGCATCGGCAGGGCGATCGCCGACACGTTTGCGGCTGAAGGCGCCAATGTCGGGATTTGTGCGCGTAACCAGGGTGACGTCGACGCCGCGGTCACCGCGATCAAAGCCAAGGGCGTTGCCGCGTTCGGCAGTGCCGTCGACGTCTCGAACGGGCCGGCGTTGAAGGCCTGGGTCGCCGACATGGCGTCCAGGCTCGGCGGCATCGATGTCGTGGTCGCCAATGTCAGTGCGCTCTCGATCGGGCAGGACGAGGAGAGCTGGGAGAAGGAATTCTCCACCGACATGATGGGGACGGTGCGGCTCGTCAACGCGGCGATGCCGCATCTTGAGAAGAGCGGCGCCGCCGCGATCGTCACCATCGCCAGCGTGTCGGGGCGCGAGGTCGATTGTGCCAGCGGTCCTTACGGGACGTTCAAGGCCGCGATCATCCACTACACACAGGGCCTCGCCTACCAGCTCGCCGCGAAGGGCATCCGGGCCAATTCCGTGTCGCCGGGCAACACCTATTTCGAGGGCGGCGTCTGGAACATGATCAAGGACGGCAATCCCGAACTGTACAAGACCGCGCTGGCGCTGAACCCGACCGGCCGCATGGGCACGCCGCAGGAGATGGCGAACGCCGCCGTCTTCCTCGCAAGCAAGGCGGCGAGCTTCATCACCGGGACCAACCTCGTCGTGGATGGTGCCTTGACGCGCGGTGTTCAGTTCTAG